The genomic interval GAGATCCGGCTGGTGATGACGGAGCGTCTTCACAAGATGCTGGATGAGCTGAGCTGGAGTTCCACCCAGCAGTTTGTGGATGAGCAGCAGCGGAATCTGATTCATGCCAGTGATTCGCGTGCCCGCCTCCTTCATAACATGTCGCATGAGCTGCGCAATCTGCTCAACGGCCTGAGCCTGGCGGCGGAACTGATTGAAGATGAGACGGCGGAACCAGTCCGTGAAATGCAGACGACTCTCTCGCGCAGCGTGAGCCACATGAAGGAGCTGCTGGATGATCTTCTGGATCTCTCTGCTCTGGTCAATGGACAGCAAATCGTCAGGCCGGTGACGTTTCAACCGGCCAGCCTGCTGAAGCATGTCCTGGCCGTTTACCGCCTCATGGCGGAGGAGAAAGGCCTCGCACTGCATGCGCACTGCGATGCGAGCCTTGAGACCGTGTTTGGGGATGAGCGGAAGATTGAGCAGGTGGTGATCAACCTGCTTTCCAATGCCATCAAATATACCTCCAAGGGAGAGATCCGGCTATCATTCAAGCCTGTGGAACATGACCGGTGGAGCCTTTCGGTGGCGGACACGGGGTCAGGCATTTCGAAGGAGGATCAAAAGCAGATCTTTTCAGAGTTCTACCGTGCCGAAAGCACCTCCCAGGCGCGTGGCGTCGGGCTGGGACTGGCCATATCCTGCCGCTTGGTGGAGCTGCTGAAGGGGGAGCTCAGGCTGGAATCCGCCCTTGGGGAAGGCAGCCGGTTTGAGGTCGTGCTGCCACGGACCTTTGAGGCGGCACTGGTTGCCAGCAGGCCCGCCTCCCTTGAGAATGGGCAGGCTGAGCCGCGCTGAAACACGCTGCCCTCTGTCCTACCGTTCGATCACGAAGCTTCTCTGTCCCACCAGCGCAGGAATGACGGAGACCTCGCGTTCCTTGATCAGGGAACCCAGACTGCTTTCATCAATGGCGGCGAGAAAGGCCTCCAGCTCGTCAGCATCATAGGACATGGCCTGGAGCTGCACCCGGCCGTCGGGCAGGTTTTTCACCGATCCGGTGACATCGTAGCCGGAGGCGATCTGCTTGGTGGAATAACGGAAACCGACACCTTGGACACGGCCGGTGTAGAGCACTTGCTTGGCAATCATGATGGCTGTCCTGGAT from Prosthecobacter sp. SYSU 5D2 carries:
- a CDS encoding sensor histidine kinase — its product is MPKCDDNSVTPADRALLLKLSQTLQQAKREIMDDWLRAVHADRSIQASEYISKSGLEDHLPQLLESVAELLRWESRENSEIIAENARKHGSYRWEQGYRLEEVVRELTIFRTVMIRHIFRIEKEHGPLSPEIRLVMTERLHKMLDELSWSSTQQFVDEQQRNLIHASDSRARLLHNMSHELRNLLNGLSLAAELIEDETAEPVREMQTTLSRSVSHMKELLDDLLDLSALVNGQQIVRPVTFQPASLLKHVLAVYRLMAEEKGLALHAHCDASLETVFGDERKIEQVVINLLSNAIKYTSKGEIRLSFKPVEHDRWSLSVADTGSGISKEDQKQIFSEFYRAESTSQARGVGLGLAISCRLVELLKGELRLESALGEGSRFEVVLPRTFEAALVASRPASLENGQAEPR
- a CDS encoding acylphosphatase; its protein translation is MIAKQVLYTGRVQGVGFRYSTKQIASGYDVTGSVKNLPDGRVQLQAMSYDADELEAFLAAIDESSLGSLIKEREVSVIPALVGQRSFVIER